The following proteins are co-located in the Sphingomonas panacis genome:
- a CDS encoding low molecular weight phosphatase family protein — MEMIDTRYGTFRGLVRLALTRAELALGDGGVSLPDPTAIRRLVFVCHGNICRSAFADVLARKHGLNTASFGLSTANDKPAHPPVTAAAAAMGHDLGAHRSLRVQDYTPAEGDLLLAMETRHLRKLAGDPALAAIPRTLLGLYTRPATPHLHDPYELSDAYTRACLKRIATAIPVLAAAFPGAVSAAFSPPSPFVLSEVEGRARSKAPEARASTGSARTDQTGSETA; from the coding sequence ATGGAGATGATCGACACGCGCTACGGCACGTTTCGCGGGCTGGTCCGGCTCGCGCTGACGCGGGCCGAACTCGCCCTTGGCGACGGGGGCGTGTCCTTGCCCGATCCGACCGCGATCCGCCGGCTGGTGTTCGTCTGCCACGGCAACATCTGCCGGAGCGCTTTCGCCGACGTGCTGGCGCGCAAACACGGCCTCAACACCGCCTCGTTCGGCCTGTCGACCGCCAACGACAAGCCCGCGCATCCCCCGGTCACGGCGGCGGCGGCGGCGATGGGGCATGATCTCGGCGCACACCGCTCGCTGCGCGTGCAGGATTACACCCCCGCCGAGGGCGATCTGCTGCTCGCGATGGAGACCCGCCATCTGCGCAAGCTCGCCGGCGACCCGGCGCTGGCGGCGATACCGCGCACGTTGCTCGGCCTCTACACGCGGCCGGCGACACCGCACCTGCACGATCCCTATGAACTCAGTGACGCCTATACACGCGCCTGCCTGAAGCGGATCGCCACCGCGATTCCCGTTCTTGCCGCCGCTTTTCCGGGTGCGGTGTCAGCGGCATTCTCGCCCCCATCTCCGTTCGTCCTGAGCGAAGTCGAAGGACGGGCCCGGAGCAAGGCGCCTGAGGCACGTGCTTCGACAGGCTCAGCACGAACGGATCAGACAGGGTCCGAGACCGCCTAA
- a CDS encoding polysaccharide deacetylase family protein: MAEVLVTIDTELSSRLHRHGASLADNLDRSIAGRVGDAAYGVGWQMDELERAGLKGVFFVDPMPALAHGPDFLAPMIAPMLSRGHEVQLHIHTEWLEWAAHAPVGGLRRNIGDFELAEQITLLTLARDLLTAAGAPRPTAFRAGNYGADDRTLAALATLGMTWDSSVNIGCPDDSCRISRKTHAPVDVGGVAELPVSGLLDRPGHFRPAQICALSAWEMRAALRHAATGDDPFVIVTHSFEMLSRDRRRPNRMVMRRFRAMCEAIAAHPGLRSAGFRDLDPVAVLAKAKAAKPLLAANRVRTAGRMVEQAIATALYERAA, encoded by the coding sequence ATGGCCGAAGTCCTCGTCACGATCGACACGGAATTGTCCTCGCGCCTGCATCGGCACGGCGCGAGCCTCGCCGACAATCTCGACCGGTCGATCGCGGGGCGAGTCGGCGATGCGGCGTATGGCGTCGGCTGGCAGATGGACGAACTGGAACGCGCCGGGCTGAAGGGCGTGTTCTTCGTCGATCCGATGCCGGCGCTCGCGCATGGCCCGGATTTCCTCGCGCCAATGATCGCGCCGATGCTTTCGCGCGGGCATGAGGTGCAATTGCATATCCATACCGAGTGGCTCGAATGGGCAGCGCACGCGCCGGTCGGTGGACTAAGGCGGAACATCGGCGATTTCGAACTGGCCGAGCAGATCACGCTGCTGACGCTCGCCCGCGACCTGCTCACCGCCGCCGGCGCCCCGCGCCCGACCGCGTTTCGCGCGGGCAATTACGGCGCGGACGATCGCACCCTCGCCGCGCTGGCGACGCTCGGCATGACGTGGGACAGCAGCGTCAACATCGGCTGCCCCGACGATAGCTGCCGCATCAGCCGCAAGACGCATGCGCCGGTCGATGTGGGTGGTGTGGCCGAACTGCCGGTATCGGGGCTGCTCGATCGGCCGGGACATTTTCGTCCCGCGCAGATTTGCGCGCTCTCGGCCTGGGAGATGCGCGCGGCGCTGCGCCATGCCGCGACGGGCGACGACCCGTTCGTGATCGTGACGCACAGTTTCGAGATGCTCTCGCGCGACCGGAGGCGGCCCAACCGGATGGTGATGCGCCGTTTCCGAGCGATGTGCGAGGCGATCGCGGCACATCCCGGCCTGCGCAGCGCTGGGTTTCGCGATCTCGATCCGGTCGCGGTACTGGCGAAGGCGAAAGCGGCGAAGCCCTTGTTGGCGGCCAACCGGGTTCGAACAGCGGGCCGGATGGTGGAACAGGCGATCGCCACCGCATTGTACGAGCGTGCCGCCTGA
- a CDS encoding DUF2945 domain-containing protein: MAIHLKKGDKVSWKSHGGTAHGTVVKTQTSETAIKGHKVAASKEAPQFIVETEEGKQAAHKPEALKRD, from the coding sequence ATGGCGATTCATCTGAAGAAGGGCGACAAGGTCTCGTGGAAGAGCCACGGCGGCACCGCGCACGGCACGGTGGTGAAGACGCAGACCTCCGAAACCGCGATCAAGGGCCACAAGGTCGCCGCCAGCAAGGAAGCGCCCCAGTTCATCGTCGAAACCGAGGAAGGCAAGCAGGCCGCGCACAAGCCCGAAGCGCTCAAGCGCGATTAG
- a CDS encoding TonB-dependent receptor plug domain-containing protein, whose amino-acid sequence MKNTVISLLALTIATPALAQSVPDDTTTDSVTDTVVVTAARASGGISTATLGSSATVLSAQDLADRQTVIVSDVLRDVPGVSVNRTGAVGGMTQVRIRGAESNHTLVLIDGIEAADPYYGEYDFASLLADPGARVEVLRGEQSALYGSDAIGGVINYITATGREMPGFAGNIEAGSFNTVNGAARGAGTVGDFDYAVGGSYSGIGGYVVAPEGDRRIGSKIGAVNGKFGYRSGGFALRGVVRYTHIDADLNDQDYVATGNAIDSGGMYLNDAVYALVGAHYDTADGRWSNDLSAQLQDSQRHYFDDSGAETTGDTGRRKKVSFVSALKLGDDMVSHVITGAVDYEHEEYRGTSAFITGSNPFNSTDNWGLVGQYQLTVGGRLGLGAAVRHDINERFRDTTTWHLQASYRLDSGTRLHAAGGTGVKAPVFSELFGYSPTSGFVGNPNLKPEESTGWEAGIEQSFLAGHGRIDVTYFNAVLRHKIVSTFAPVYTVINATGSSPHQGVEVSANFDLPAGFRFDGSYTYLDAHDEADVVLTRRPSHIGSANLAWRAKSDRFGANLTMRYNGDSRDSNFATFATETLKAYTLVNFGADVTLARGLSLFGRVENLLDTDYRENVGVRSPGRAGYGGIKARI is encoded by the coding sequence ATGAAGAACACCGTGATTTCGTTGCTGGCGCTGACGATCGCCACGCCGGCGCTGGCGCAGAGCGTGCCCGACGATACCACCACCGACAGCGTGACCGACACGGTCGTCGTCACCGCAGCCCGCGCCAGCGGCGGCATCTCGACCGCGACGCTCGGGTCTTCGGCGACGGTGCTGTCGGCGCAGGATCTCGCCGACCGCCAGACGGTGATCGTGTCGGACGTGTTGCGCGACGTGCCCGGCGTCTCGGTCAACCGCACCGGCGCGGTCGGCGGGATGACGCAGGTGCGGATTCGCGGCGCCGAGAGCAACCATACGCTCGTGCTGATCGACGGCATCGAGGCGGCCGATCCCTATTACGGCGAATATGATTTCGCCTCGCTGCTCGCCGATCCCGGCGCGCGCGTGGAAGTGCTGCGCGGTGAGCAGAGCGCGCTCTACGGATCGGACGCGATCGGCGGCGTCATCAACTATATCACCGCGACCGGACGCGAGATGCCGGGCTTCGCCGGCAATATCGAGGCGGGATCGTTCAACACCGTCAACGGTGCGGCGCGCGGGGCCGGCACGGTCGGCGATTTCGATTATGCGGTCGGCGGGTCGTATTCGGGGATCGGCGGCTATGTCGTCGCGCCGGAGGGCGATCGGCGGATCGGGTCGAAGATCGGCGCCGTCAACGGCAAGTTCGGCTATCGCTCGGGCGGCTTCGCGCTGCGGGGCGTGGTGCGTTACACCCACATCGACGCCGATCTCAACGATCAGGATTATGTCGCCACCGGCAATGCGATCGACTCGGGCGGGATGTATCTGAATGACGCCGTCTATGCGCTGGTCGGCGCGCACTACGACACCGCAGACGGACGCTGGAGCAACGATCTAAGCGCGCAATTGCAGGATTCGCAGCGCCACTATTTCGATGACAGTGGCGCCGAAACCACCGGCGACACCGGGCGCCGCAAGAAGGTCTCGTTCGTCTCCGCGCTCAAGCTCGGCGACGATATGGTCAGCCACGTCATCACCGGCGCGGTCGATTATGAGCATGAGGAATATCGCGGCACCTCGGCGTTTATCACCGGCAGTAACCCGTTCAACAGCACGGACAATTGGGGGCTGGTCGGCCAGTATCAATTGACCGTCGGCGGGCGCCTCGGCCTCGGCGCGGCAGTACGTCACGATATCAACGAGCGGTTCCGCGACACAACGACGTGGCACCTTCAGGCCAGCTACCGCCTCGACAGCGGCACGCGCCTCCACGCGGCGGGCGGGACGGGCGTCAAGGCGCCGGTCTTCTCCGAACTGTTCGGCTATTCGCCCACCAGCGGCTTCGTCGGCAACCCCAACCTGAAGCCCGAGGAATCGACCGGCTGGGAGGCGGGCATCGAGCAGTCCTTCCTTGCCGGGCATGGTCGCATCGATGTGACCTACTTCAACGCGGTGCTGCGCCACAAGATCGTCAGCACGTTCGCGCCCGTCTACACTGTCATCAACGCGACCGGATCGTCGCCGCATCAGGGTGTCGAGGTATCGGCCAATTTCGATCTGCCGGCGGGGTTCCGGTTCGACGGCAGCTACACCTATCTCGACGCGCATGACGAAGCCGATGTCGTGCTGACCCGCCGCCCGTCGCACATCGGCAGCGCCAACCTCGCGTGGCGTGCGAAGAGCGACCGTTTCGGCGCGAACCTGACGATGCGCTACAATGGCGACTCGCGCGACAGCAATTTCGCGACCTTCGCGACCGAGACATTGAAGGCCTACACGCTCGTCAACTTCGGCGCCGACGTGACGCTCGCGCGCGGGCTGTCGCTGTTCGGGCGAGTCGAGAATCTGCTCGATACCGATTACCGCGAGAATGTCGGGGTCCGCAGCCCGGGCCGGGCCGGCTACGGCGGCATCAAGGCGCGGATCTGA
- the cobO gene encoding cob(I)yrinic acid a,c-diamide adenosyltransferase: protein MRDRTEAEHADKMRKRQAAHDRIVAAKTVEKGLVIVYTGTGKGKTTAALGMVVRAIGHGQKVGVVQFVKGAMATGEKAVFDRFPELVEFKPMGEGFTWDTQDRARDIAVARTAWDEVKRMIADPSYAMVVADELNIVLRYDYLPLAEVLAALAAKPAMTHVVITGRNAPQPLVDVADLVTEMTLVKHPFREQGVKAQAGVEF, encoded by the coding sequence ATGCGCGACCGTACAGAGGCGGAGCACGCCGACAAGATGCGCAAGCGCCAGGCCGCGCACGACCGGATCGTCGCGGCCAAGACGGTCGAGAAGGGGCTCGTCATCGTCTATACCGGCACGGGCAAGGGCAAGACCACCGCCGCGCTCGGCATGGTGGTGCGCGCGATCGGGCACGGGCAGAAGGTCGGCGTCGTCCAGTTCGTCAAAGGCGCGATGGCGACGGGGGAGAAAGCCGTGTTCGACCGCTTTCCCGAGCTTGTCGAATTCAAGCCGATGGGCGAAGGCTTCACCTGGGACACACAGGATCGCGCCCGCGACATCGCTGTCGCGCGCACCGCCTGGGACGAGGTGAAGCGGATGATCGCCGATCCGAGCTATGCGATGGTGGTGGCGGACGAACTCAACATCGTCTTGCGCTACGACTATCTGCCGCTCGCCGAGGTGCTGGCGGCGCTCGCCGCCAAGCCGGCGATGACTCACGTCGTCATCACCGGGCGCAACGCGCCGCAACCTTTGGTCGACGTGGCCGATCTCGTTACCGAGATGACGTTGGTCAAGCATCCGTTCCGCGAGCAAGGCGTGAAGGCGCAGGCGGGGGTGGAGTTTTGA
- a CDS encoding ABC transporter substrate-binding protein: MIRRLLPILLALGATAAAPSHAPRRIVSLNLCADQLLVDLADRDQIAGLTRNATDAEMSAVAARVRGLHILGQSAEEILAIDPDLIVGTPPFQGGMMAVLAPHHYPVVDLAWASSYADIVAQIRQVARAVGHPERGEALIARMNRDLAALPRAPGHPVGAYYQRRGYMTGTGTLVDDMMNRVGLTNLAAKLGKPALSQVSLEEMIAAKPDYLIVETGSDHVVDQGTEMLHHPILDHIPRLRLPQAWTVCGGPAYVQAAQSLARQIAAARTR, encoded by the coding sequence ATGATACGCCGCCTTCTGCCGATACTGCTCGCGCTCGGTGCGACGGCTGCCGCGCCGTCGCACGCGCCGCGCCGCATCGTCTCGCTCAACCTGTGCGCCGATCAATTGCTGGTCGATCTGGCCGATCGCGACCAGATCGCCGGGCTGACCCGCAACGCGACCGACGCGGAGATGTCCGCCGTCGCGGCGCGCGTGCGCGGGCTGCATATCCTCGGCCAGTCCGCCGAGGAGATCCTCGCGATCGACCCCGATCTGATCGTCGGAACGCCGCCCTTTCAGGGCGGGATGATGGCGGTGCTTGCGCCGCACCACTATCCCGTCGTCGATCTCGCATGGGCGAGCAGCTACGCCGATATCGTTGCGCAAATCCGTCAGGTTGCGCGCGCGGTCGGCCATCCGGAGCGCGGCGAAGCGCTGATTGCGCGGATGAACCGCGATCTCGCCGCGCTGCCCCGAGCGCCCGGCCACCCGGTCGGCGCCTATTACCAGCGGCGCGGGTACATGACCGGCACCGGCACGCTGGTCGACGACATGATGAATCGGGTCGGACTGACCAACCTTGCCGCCAAGCTCGGCAAACCCGCGCTGTCGCAGGTGTCTCTGGAGGAGATGATCGCCGCGAAACCGGACTATCTGATCGTTGAAACCGGGTCCGATCATGTCGTCGATCAGGGCACCGAGATGCTCCACCACCCGATCCTCGATCACATCCCGCGTTTGCGCCTCCCGCAAGCGTGGACGGTGTGCGGCGGCCCGGCCTATGTGCAGGCGGCGCAAAGTCTCGCGCGGCAGATCGCGGCAGCCCGCACGCGCTAA
- a CDS encoding FecCD family ABC transporter permease encodes MIAAGVASLALGSVSLAPTRVLAALVGRGDPVATAIVIELRLPRTILGLAVGAMLGLAGAALQGYLRNPLAEPSVLGASNAAALGAVGAIYFGLAELNPIVLPVLAIAAALVSLALLFTLAGRSESPLTLILAGIAVSTLAGAAISLALNLSPNPFAAMEIMTWLLGSLENRSFQHVWIALPCIAVGAALLLFDGHALDALTLGEDGARALGTDLRATRLRLLLGVAIGVGGAVAVSGSIGFVGLIVPHLVRPLTDRSPSAILLPSALAGAVLLTFADIGVRLIPSTNELKLGVVTAFLGVPVFLAYLMRERRLW; translated from the coding sequence ATGATCGCCGCGGGCGTCGCCTCGCTCGCGCTGGGATCGGTGTCGCTCGCGCCGACCCGCGTCCTCGCGGCGCTGGTCGGGCGGGGCGATCCGGTCGCGACCGCGATCGTGATCGAGCTGCGTCTTCCCCGCACGATCCTGGGCCTCGCGGTCGGGGCGATGCTCGGGCTGGCCGGAGCGGCGTTGCAGGGATATTTGCGCAATCCGCTCGCCGAGCCCTCCGTGCTGGGCGCTTCGAACGCGGCAGCGCTCGGCGCGGTCGGCGCAATCTATTTCGGACTGGCCGAACTGAACCCGATCGTGCTGCCGGTACTGGCGATCGCGGCGGCGCTCGTGTCGCTGGCGCTGCTGTTCACGCTGGCAGGTCGGTCGGAAAGCCCGCTCACGCTGATTCTCGCCGGGATCGCGGTGTCGACGCTGGCGGGGGCGGCGATCAGTCTCGCGCTCAATCTGTCGCCCAATCCGTTCGCGGCGATGGAGATCATGACGTGGCTGCTCGGCAGTCTGGAAAACCGGTCGTTCCAGCATGTCTGGATCGCGCTGCCCTGCATCGCGGTGGGCGCGGCGTTGCTGCTGTTCGACGGCCACGCACTCGACGCGCTGACGCTCGGCGAGGATGGCGCACGCGCGCTCGGCACCGATCTGCGCGCGACCCGGTTGCGGCTGTTGCTCGGCGTGGCGATCGGCGTGGGTGGCGCGGTGGCGGTGTCGGGGTCGATCGGGTTCGTCGGGCTGATCGTACCGCATCTGGTGCGCCCGCTGACCGACCGAAGCCCCTCGGCGATCCTGCTGCCCTCGGCGCTGGCCGGCGCGGTGCTGCTGACCTTCGCGGACATCGGCGTGCGGCTGATCCCCTCGACCAACGAACTCAAGCTCGGCGTGGTGACCGCGTTCCTCGGCGTGCCGGTGTTCCTCGCCTATCTGATGCGCGAGCGACGGCTATGGTGA
- a CDS encoding ABC transporter ATP-binding protein produces MVTIALSDVGVSLGRRPVVHDVNAVLAPGAVVGIVGPNGAGKSTLLRATLGLVASTGSICVDDVPLARMARGVAARTLAYLPQGQTLHWPLTVERLVTLGRLPHLAPMSRLSDADAAAVERALERAGVADLRERIATDLSGGERARVLLARALAVEAPGLLADEPLASLDPGHQIDVMDLLRAEARGGALVVTVLHDLTMAARYCDRVLLMDAGTIVADGVPLDVLTPERLRAVYGITATIERFGETVTIVPTGRAY; encoded by the coding sequence ATGGTGACGATCGCGCTGAGCGATGTCGGGGTGTCGCTCGGGCGGCGACCGGTGGTGCATGACGTAAACGCGGTGCTGGCGCCCGGCGCTGTGGTCGGGATCGTTGGCCCCAATGGCGCGGGCAAATCGACGTTGCTGAGGGCAACGCTCGGGCTGGTCGCATCGACGGGCAGCATATGCGTGGACGATGTGCCGCTCGCGCGCATGGCGCGAGGCGTGGCCGCGCGGACGCTCGCCTATCTGCCGCAGGGGCAGACGTTGCACTGGCCGCTCACGGTCGAACGACTCGTCACGCTAGGTCGCCTGCCGCACCTCGCGCCGATGTCACGCCTTTCCGATGCCGATGCCGCCGCAGTTGAACGGGCGCTGGAACGGGCTGGTGTCGCGGATTTACGCGAGCGGATCGCCACAGACCTTTCGGGCGGCGAACGCGCGCGTGTCCTGCTCGCCCGCGCGCTCGCGGTCGAGGCGCCGGGGCTGCTCGCCGACGAGCCGCTTGCATCGCTCGATCCCGGGCACCAGATCGACGTGATGGACCTGCTCCGCGCCGAGGCACGGGGCGGGGCGCTGGTCGTGACGGTGCTGCACGATCTGACGATGGCGGCGCGCTATTGCGACCGCGTGTTGTTGATGGATGCCGGCACGATCGTCGCCGATGGCGTGCCCCTCGACGTGCTCACGCCCGAGCGGCTGCGCGCGGTCTACGGCATCACCGCGACGATCGAGCGATTTGGCGAAACCGTGACGATCGTACCTACCGGGCGCGCGTATTGA
- a CDS encoding DUF1636 domain-containing protein encodes MLRRVEDGPAVVACNTCRHTPDAREDAAGLRGGAHLVAALRAVKASDSRYAGIAVQEMPCLFACADFCTVHLRAPNKVGYVLGRFAPDAEAARAILDYAVEYAGSEHGRVPFARWPQGVKGHFITRTPPPGFVAE; translated from the coding sequence ATGCTCAGGCGAGTCGAGGATGGTCCGGCGGTTGTCGCGTGCAACACCTGCCGCCATACACCCGACGCGCGCGAGGATGCGGCGGGTCTGCGTGGCGGCGCGCACCTCGTCGCGGCGTTGCGCGCGGTGAAGGCGTCGGACTCGCGGTACGCGGGCATCGCGGTGCAGGAAATGCCGTGTCTGTTCGCTTGCGCGGACTTCTGCACGGTGCATCTGCGCGCGCCGAACAAGGTCGGCTACGTGCTCGGCCGCTTCGCGCCCGACGCGGAGGCGGCGAGGGCGATCCTCGATTACGCGGTCGAATACGCCGGGAGCGAACATGGTCGCGTGCCTTTCGCGCGATGGCCGCAGGGTGTGAAGGGCCACTTCATCACACGCACCCCGCCGCCGGGCTTCGTCGCCGAATGA
- the cobT gene encoding nicotinate-nucleotide--dimethylbenzimidazole phosphoribosyltransferase → MTFATIADVEAALAASIAPDAEAIAQARARQAQLTKPPGSLGRLEEIAVFFAGWQGRARPRIGRGRVAVFAGNHGIVAHNVSAFPAAVTAQMVATFEHGGAAINALARAAGLDLKVVALDLDRPTADFTTAPAMTEAECLAALSAGAATVEAGLDLLVLGEMGIGNTTAAAALCARSLGGDGSTWVGPGTGIDDAGIARKVAVVDRAIAHHADAPMTAFETLRRVGGREIAAIAGAVLRARELRVPVLLDGFICCSAVAPLAAAAPASIAHCLAGHCSAEPGHARLLAALGLEPILQLDMRLGEASGAAVAAGVVRAALAAHDGMATFTEAGVSGAG, encoded by the coding sequence ATGACCTTCGCGACGATAGCCGATGTCGAGGCCGCGCTGGCGGCCTCGATCGCGCCCGATGCGGAGGCCATCGCGCAGGCGCGGGCACGACAGGCGCAGTTGACCAAACCCCCCGGCTCGCTCGGCCGGCTGGAGGAGATCGCGGTTTTCTTCGCCGGCTGGCAAGGGCGCGCACGACCACGGATCGGGCGCGGGCGCGTGGCGGTGTTCGCGGGCAACCACGGGATAGTCGCGCATAATGTGAGCGCTTTTCCGGCGGCGGTAACGGCGCAGATGGTCGCCACCTTCGAGCATGGCGGCGCCGCGATCAACGCGCTCGCCCGTGCAGCCGGGCTGGACCTCAAGGTCGTGGCGCTCGATCTCGACCGTCCGACCGCCGATTTCACCACGGCGCCGGCGATGACAGAGGCGGAATGCCTCGCCGCGCTCTCCGCCGGCGCGGCAACCGTCGAGGCCGGGCTGGACCTGCTCGTGCTGGGCGAAATGGGGATCGGCAATACCACCGCCGCCGCGGCGTTGTGCGCGCGGAGTCTGGGTGGCGACGGGTCGACCTGGGTCGGGCCGGGCACGGGAATCGACGACGCCGGCATCGCGCGCAAAGTCGCGGTGGTGGACCGCGCCATTGCGCACCACGCCGACGCACCGATGACGGCGTTCGAGACGCTGCGCCGGGTCGGCGGGCGTGAGATCGCGGCGATTGCGGGTGCGGTACTGCGGGCGCGGGAATTGCGCGTGCCGGTGCTGCTCGATGGGTTTATCTGCTGTTCGGCGGTCGCGCCGCTCGCTGCGGCGGCACCAGCTTCGATCGCGCATTGTCTCGCCGGCCATTGTTCGGCCGAGCCGGGGCACGCGCGCCTGCTGGCCGCGCTCGGGCTGGAGCCGATCCTCCAGCTCGACATGCGGCTCGGCGAGGCGAGCGGCGCGGCGGTCGCGGCCGGGGTCGTCCGCGCGGCGCTGGCCGCGCATGACGGCATGGCGACCTTCACCGAAGCCGGCGTGTCGGGCGCGGGATGA
- a CDS encoding histidine phosphatase family protein, protein MTPFVLHLLRHGAPEIPGRLIGRTDVAPTDEGIRACRDQARDLDIEAVVSSDLARARLAAQAIGGDLGVPVAIDARWRELDFGAWDGLATSQIDPVALGRFWDDPDAAPPPDGERWSALAARVAAAIAALPPRTTLIVTHGGAMRAALAVSCGFEQRQLWAFDLPYAAMLSLKIWPGSPRTAQIMALWP, encoded by the coding sequence ATGACGCCGTTCGTTTTGCACCTGCTACGCCACGGTGCCCCCGAGATCCCCGGGCGGCTGATCGGCCGCACCGATGTCGCGCCGACTGACGAGGGTATCCGCGCCTGCCGCGATCAGGCCCGCGATCTGGATATCGAGGCTGTGGTAAGCTCCGACCTCGCCCGTGCCCGGCTCGCTGCGCAGGCGATCGGCGGCGATCTCGGCGTGCCGGTCGCGATCGACGCGCGCTGGCGTGAACTCGATTTCGGGGCGTGGGATGGGCTTGCGACCAGTCAGATCGATCCGGTCGCGCTCGGCCGTTTCTGGGACGATCCCGATGCCGCGCCACCGCCCGACGGCGAGCGCTGGTCGGCGTTGGCGGCGCGCGTGGCGGCGGCGATCGCCGCCTTGCCGCCACGCACGACGTTGATCGTCACCCACGGCGGGGCGATGCGCGCGGCGCTTGCCGTGTCGTGCGGGTTCGAACAGCGCCAGCTCTGGGCGTTCGACCTGCCCTATGCGGCGATGCTCAGCCTCAAGATATGGCCGGGAAGCCCGCGCACCGCGCAGATCATGGCGCTGTGGCCGTGA
- a CDS encoding adenosylcobinamide-GDP ribazoletransferase, protein MRGLLLAIQFLTRLPTPRGTASDADFAASIRWFPLVGLLIGALVAGAGWLARGDAWIGALAALAVWIGVTGALHLDGLADLTDARGAAHGDRARLLAVLADPHVGSFGVVALVLQIVAKLVLLHALVTAGLWAPLVLIPFAARIGPLVWTRWLPPLHAGLASRFRAAVRRVDIAVWMVVLVSVAFVWPAILVTPLLLAGWALYLRRAIGGISGDGHGAGIELVETALLVAALL, encoded by the coding sequence GTGAGGGGGCTGCTGCTCGCCATCCAGTTCCTGACACGGTTGCCGACGCCGCGCGGAACCGCGAGCGATGCGGATTTCGCCGCGTCGATCCGCTGGTTCCCGTTGGTCGGGCTGCTGATCGGCGCGCTGGTCGCGGGCGCTGGCTGGCTGGCGCGAGGCGATGCCTGGATCGGCGCGCTGGCGGCGCTGGCGGTGTGGATCGGCGTGACCGGCGCACTGCACCTCGACGGTCTCGCCGACCTGACCGACGCGCGCGGCGCGGCGCATGGCGACCGCGCGCGGCTGCTCGCGGTCCTCGCCGATCCGCATGTGGGCAGCTTCGGCGTGGTCGCGCTCGTCTTGCAGATCGTCGCCAAGCTGGTGCTGCTGCATGCGCTGGTGACGGCGGGGCTGTGGGCGCCGCTCGTGCTGATCCCGTTCGCGGCGCGGATCGGGCCGCTGGTGTGGACTCGCTGGCTGCCGCCGCTGCACGCGGGGCTCGCCTCGAGGTTTCGGGCGGCGGTGCGGCGCGTGGATATCGCGGTCTGGATGGTGGTGCTGGTGAGCGTGGCGTTCGTATGGCCGGCGATCCTCGTCACCCCGCTACTGCTGGCGGGATGGGCGCTATACCTGCGCCGCGCGATCGGCGGCATTTCGGGCGATGGCCACGGCGCGGGGATCGAACTGGTCGAGACCGCCTTGCTGGTGGCGGCGTTGCTGTGA